One Brassica napus cultivar Da-Ae chromosome C2, Da-Ae, whole genome shotgun sequence DNA window includes the following coding sequences:
- the LOC106381494 gene encoding chaperone protein dnaJ 8, chloroplastic, with amino-acid sequence MTIALTIGGNVFSGLSGSKSSRRKNAKMLNRTRVVCSSSSVMDPYKTLKIRPDSSEYEVKQAFRQLAKKYHPDVCRGNNCGVQFQTINEAYNIVLKQIKNQMEGTEEFQPFDVYEEGFNGMNDPDCDTWEEWMGWEGAGTRDYSSHVNPYA; translated from the exons ATGACTATTGCTTTAACCATTGGAGGAAACGTGTTCTCGGGTCTATCCGGATCAAAGTCCAGCAGAAGAAAGAACGCGAAGATGCTAAACAGAACAAGAGTCgtttgttcttcatcttctgtAATGGATCCTTATAAGACCCTTAAGATCCGACCTGATTCATCCGAATACGAGGTCAAGCAAGCTTTCAGACAACTCGCCAAAAAG TATCATCCTGATGTTTGTAGAGGAAACAACTGTGGGGTACAGTTTCAAACAATCAACGAAGCTTACAAT ATTGTATTGAAGCAAATAAAGAATCAGATGGAGGGAACAGAGGAGTTTCAGCCGTTCGATGTATATGAGGAGGGGTTCAACGGAATGAACGATCCAGATTGCGACACGTGGGAGGAATGGATGGGATGGGAAGGTGCAGGAACCAGAGACTACTCTTCTCACGTCAATCCTTACGCTTGA
- the LOC106381553 gene encoding magnesium transporter MRS2-10, protein MSDLKERLLPPRPASAINLRGEAASRPSASGRQPLLGVDVSGLKKRGQGLKSWIRVDTFANTQVIEVDKFSMMRRCDLPARDLRLLDPLFVYPSTILGRERAIVVNLEQIRCIITADEVLLLNSLDNYVLRYVVELQQRLKASAVGEVWNQDSNELIRRRNNVFQNSSPDYLPFEFRALEIALEAACTFLDAQASELEIEAYPLLDELTSKISTLNLERVRRLKSRLVALTRRVQKVRDEIEQLMDDDGDMAEMYLTEKKKRMEGSLNGGDHHSLLGYRSNDGLSLSAPVSPVSSPPDSSRRLEKSLSIARSRHDSARSSESATENIEELEMLLEAYFVVIDSTLNKLTSLKEYIDDTEDFINIQLDNVRNQLIQFELLLTTATFVVAIFGVVAGIFGMNFEIDFFEKPGAFKWVLTITGVCGLLVFLAFLWFYKRRRLMPL, encoded by the exons ATGTCTGATCTCAAGGAGCGTTTGCTTCCTCCAAGACCCGCTTCAGCTATAAACCTTAGAGGAGAAGCAGCGTCTCGCCCTTCTGCCTCAGGGAGACAGCCTCTTCTCGGAGTTGACGTCTCTGGTCTCAAGAAGCGTGGACAAGGTCTCAAGTCCTGGATCCGTGTTGACACTTTCGCCAACACACAGGTCATCGAGGTCGATAAGTTCTCAATGATGCGTAGATGCGACTTGCCAGCACGTGATCTGCGCCTGCTTGATCCTTTGTTCGTGTATCCCTCTACTATCTTGGGGCGTGAGAGAGCTATTGTTGTTAACTTGGAGCAGATTCGTTGTATTATCACTGCGGATGAGGTTTTGCTGTTGAACTCTCTCGATAACTATGTGCTTCGGTATGTGGTTGAGCTCCAGCAGAGGCTTAAGGCAAGTGCTGTTGGTGAGGTTTGGAATCAGGACAGCAACGAACTCATCAGGAGGAGGAACAATGTGTTCCAAAACTCGTCCCCTGATTATTTACCTTTTGAGTTTAGGGCTCTTGAGATTGCTCTCGAAGCTGCTTGTACCTTCCTTGATGCTCAGGCTTCAGAGTTGGAGATTGAAGCGTACCCGTTATTGGATGAGCTTACCTCAAAGATCAGTACTTTAAACTTGGAGCGTGTGCGTAGACTGAAGAGCAGGCTTGTGGCATTGACGAGAAGAGTTCAGAAGGTGAGGGATGAGATTGAGCAGTTGATGGATGATGATGGGGATATGGCTGAGATGTATTTaaccgagaagaagaagagaatggaAGGGTCTTTGAATGGTGGTGATCATCACTCCTTACTTGGATACAGATCAAACGATGGTCTTTCACTCTCTGCACCAGTGTCTCCTGTTTCTTCTCCTCCTGATTCTTCAAGGAGACTTGAGAAAAGCTTGAGCATTGCGAGGAGCAGGCATGACAGTGCAAGAAGCTCGGAAAGCGCAACAGAGAATATAGAAGAGCTGGAGATGTTGCTGGAAGCTTACTTTGTTGTCATTGACAGCACTCTCAACAAGCTAACCTCG TTAAAGGAGTACATTGATGATACTGAAGATTTCATCAACATTCAGTTG GATAACGTGAGGAATCAGCTGATCCAGTTTGAGCTGCTGCTAACTACTGCAACGTTTGTGGTGGCCATCTTTGGGGTTGTAGCAGGGATCTTTGGGATGAATTTTGAGATAGATTTCTTTGAGAAGCCTGGTGCTTTCAAATGGGTTTTGACCATTACTGGAGTCTGTGGTCTTCTCGTATTTTTGGCATTCCTCTGGTTCTACAAACGTAGAAGGCTCATGCCTCTGTGA
- the LOC106381552 gene encoding pentatricopeptide repeat-containing protein At1g80880, mitochondrial, which produces MSCAAIARKLTRTTQLLIVQRQYLSRAVSRSFSSSSFHIVSFSSAFHRTGLAHSQILSHVPYFVYYNRFSTKTIFEEFDINNEVAPLEKGLIDLVRQVSELESESDAMVSLEESTFDLNNGSLYALIWELRDEWRLAFLAFKWGERRGCDDQKACDLMIWVLGNHQKFNIAWCLIRDMFHVSRDTRKAMFLMMDRYAAANDTSQAIRTFDIMDKFKHVPDDEAFQGLLHALCRHGHIEKAEEFMLASKKLFPLDVEGFNVILNGWCNVWTDVTEAKRIWREMGNYCITPNEDSYSHMISCFSKVGNLFDSLRLYDEMRKRGFTPGVEVYNSLVYVLTCENCFGEAVKLVEKMKEEGLKPDSATYNAMIRPLCEEGKVEEARDLLVTMISEKLSPTVDTFHAFLEGVNFDQTLEVLGQMKTSCLGPKEDTFRLILGRLFKKKQPENALKIWAEIGSFEVAANGALYLATVQGLLACGWLEKAREMYLDMEAKGFPGSPKLQKLLKEQKVKGVRKTKRKDLQKVGSRGGYRGQRSVVYKNVSDRGKT; this is translated from the exons ATGAGCTGTGCTGCGATTGCTAGGAAACTAACGCGTACAACACAGCTGTTGATTGTTCAACGTCAGTATCTTTCACGTGCAGTGTCGAGATCGTTTTCTAGCTCATCTTTCCACATTGTTTCCTTCTCCTCAGCATTTCATCGAACAGGTCTTGCGCATTCTCAAATCTTAAGCCATGTCCCTTATTTTGTCTACTACAATCGCTTCTCCACCAAAACCATCTTCGAAGAATTTGATATCAACAACGAAGTGGCTCCTTTGGAGAAGGGTCTGATTGATTTAGTCAGACAGGTCTCTGAGCTAGAGTCGGAGTCGGATGCCATGGTTTCTCTGGAAGAGTCAACCTTTGATCTAAATAATGGTTCTTTGTACGCTTTAATCTGGGAATTAAGAGATGAATGGAGGCTTGCCTTTCTAGCGTTTAAATGGGGAGAGAGACGAGGCTGCGATGATCAGAAAGCTTGTGACTTGATGATCTGGGTGTTGGGTAATCATCAAAAGTTCAACATAGCTTGGTGTTTGATCCGTGACATGTTTCATGTCTCAAGGGATACTAGAAAGGCCATGTTTCTCATGATGGACAG GTATGCTGCTGCTAATGATACAAGCCAAGCTATTCGAACATTCGATATCATGGATAAATTTAAGCACGTTCCTGATGATGAAGCGTTTCAAGGACTGTTACATGCCTTGTGTAGACATGGGCACATTGAAAAAGCTGAAGAATTCATGCTTGCAAGCAAAAAGCTCTTTCCTTTGGACGTTGAAGGATTTAACGTGATTCTTAATGGTTGGTGTAACGTTTGGACTGATGTGACTGAAGCCAAAAGGATTTGGCGAGAGATGGGAAACTACTGTATCACGCCTAACGAGGACTCTTACAGTCACATGATCTCTTGCTTTTCCAAAGTTGGCAACCTTTTTGATTCTCTTAGGCTCTACGATGAGATGAGGAAACGAGGGTTTACTCCCGGGGTTGAAGTTTATAACTCTTTGGTTTATGTGTTGACTTGCGAGAATTGCTTTGGTGAAGCTGTGAAGCTTGTGGAGAAGATGAAGGAGGAAGGTTTAAAGCCAGATTCAGCCACTTACAATGCGATGATACGGCCTCTTTGTGAGGAGGGAAAGGTTGAAGAAGCGAGGGATTTATTGGTGACGATGATAAGTGAGAAGCTAAGTCCTACAGTTGATACGTTTCATGCATTCCTTGAAGGTGTGAATTTCGATCAAACTTTAGAGGTTTTAGGACAAATGAAGACTTCTTGTTTAGGTCCTAAGGAAGACACCTTTCGCCTCATTCTTGGAAGATTGTTTAAGAAGAAGCAACCAGAGAATGCTTTGAAGATCTGGGCAGAGATAGGTAGTTTTGAGGTAGCTGCTAATGGTGCTCTTTACTTGGCCACAGTACAAGGGCTTTTGGCATGTGGGTGGCTGGAGAAGGCCAGAGAGATGTATTTAGATATGGAAGCAAAAGGATTCCCTGGTAGTCCTAAGCTCCAGAAACTTCTTAAGGAACAGAAGGTGAAGGGGGTTAGAAAAACCAAGAGGAAAGATCTTCAAAAAGTTGGTTCTCGAGGAGGCTATAGAGGTCAACGATCAGTAGTATACAAAAATGTATCTGATAGGGGTAAGACTTGA
- the LOC106381554 gene encoding putative receptor-like protein kinase At1g80870: protein MPSRQNPIQPKPFNNSRTGALFLILTVSSSLLIFFAIIYFIYHLWTSLLNRSRTIPFFDVASSPPSKLQLFSYKELKLATNDFDESNVIGKGGSGTVFRGITRDGKLFAVKRLDSLSLQSETEFQNELQILGGLKSSFLVTLLGYCVEKDHHRFLVYEYMPNKSLQELLFNEEGSCLSWERRFGIILDVAKALDFMHFGCDPPVIHGDIKPSNVLLDSEFRAKISDFGLSRVKVEDGGGYGGVDLFSQELSESTPQTGVGTPTHHHEVDFSLALQASSSSKNSRTSRNIKGMHLSSMSLAMEESEAKGKEVEEENEFEQSKEMSVSPNSVLDLGKQWGRDWWWKQEGSGELCSKDYVREWIGSQIHTENPDWDDDGKKITVSSNTPELGVSTRTVDKDESGLNEARFDTLEEKFAKEENNEKKKSKRKKKKKHRNMEEWWKEEEHQDKKKIRVLRIKFKNRLKVPHFRYCFHGKGENGVEDREGEAAAGEFSFRRGWRRKSSSSSKKKNKSIGSEMWSGDLFSRELSSTTSMRGTLCYIAPEYGGGCCYLMEKGDIYSFGVLILVIISGRRPLHVLASPMKLEKANLVSWCRQLAQSGNVLELVDERLKDVYSKEEAGLCINLALACLQKAPELRPDISEVVRILRGEMEISATAFEFSPSPPAKIYGSRSKRRS from the coding sequence atgcctTCAAGACAAAACCCAATCCAACCAAAGCCATTCAACAACAGCAGAACAGGAGCTCTCTTCCTAATCCTCACAGTCTCATCGTCTCTCCTCATCTTCTTCGCAATCATCTACTTCATCTACCACCTCTGGACATCCCTCCTCAACCGCTCAAGAACCATCCCTTTCTTCGACGTCGCCTCCTCTCCTCCATCAAAGCTCCAGCTTTTCTCCTACAAAGAACTCAAGCTCGCAACCAACGACTTCGACGAGTCCAACGTGATCGGCAAAGGAGGCTCGGGGACCGTGTTCAGAGGCATTACGAGGGACGGGAAGCTCTTCGCGGTCAAGAGACTCGACAGCCTCTCTCTCCAGTCCGAGACCGAGTTCCAGAACGAGCTGCAGATCCTCGGGGGGCTAAAATCGTCTTTTCTCGTGACGCTTTTGGGGTACTGCGTCGAGAAGGATCACCACAGGTTCTTGGTCTACGAGTACATGCCCAACAAGAGCCTCCAAGAGCTTCTTTTCAACGAAGAAGGCTCGTGCTTGAGCTGGGAGAGGAGGTTTGGTATCATTCTTGATGTGGCGAAAGCTCTCGACTTTATGCATTTCGGGTGTGACCCGCCGGTGATTCACGGAGATATCAAGCCGAGTAATGTTCTTCTTGATTCTGAGTTTAGGGCCAAGATCTCTGACTTTGGTTTGTCTAGAGTGAAAGTGGAGGATGGAGGAGGTTATGGTGGGGTTGATTTGTTCAGTCAAGAGCTCTCTGAGAGCACTCCTCAGACGGGCGTTGGCACTCCAACACATCATCATGAGGTTGATTTCTCTCTTGCGTTacaagcttcttcgtcttctaaGAATAGTAGGACGAGCCGTAACATCAAGGGAATGCATCTGAGCTCGATGAGTTTGGCTATGGAAGAAAGTGAGGCGAAAGGGAAAGAGGTTGAGGAGGAGAATGAGTTTGAGCAGAGCAAGGAGATGAGTGTGAGTCCGAACTCGGTTCTTGATTTGGGGAAACAGTGGGGGAGAGATTGGTGGTGGAAGCAAGAAGGGAGTGGCGAGTTGTGTAGTAAAGATTACGTTAGGGAGTGGATAGGGAGTCAGATTCACACCGAGAATCCGGATTGGGATGATGATGGGAAGAAGATCACCGTTAGCAGTAACACTCCTGAGCTGGGAGTTTCAACTAGGACAGTAGATAAAGATGAGTCTGGTTTGAATGAAGCTAGGTTTGACACTCTAGAAGAGAAGTTTGCAAAGGAAGAGAACAACGAGAAGAAGAAAtcgaaaaggaagaagaagaagaagcatagGAACATGGAGGAATGGTGGAAAGAGGAAGAACATCAAGACAAAAAGAAGATTAGAGTCTTGAGAATCAAGTTCAAGAACCGTTTAAAAGTCCCACATTTTCGGTACTGTTTCCATGGTAAAGGCGAAAACGGCGTGGAAGATAGAGAAGGAGAAGCAGCAGCGGGAGAGTTCAGCTTCAGAAGAGGATGGAGAAGGaaaagcagcagcagcagcaagaagaagaataaatcAATAGGGAGTGAGATGTGGAGTGGAGATTTATTCAGCCGAGAGTTAAGCAGCACTACGAGCATGAGAGGAACACTGTGCTACATAGCACCAGAGTACGGAGGCGGCTGCTGTTACTTGATGGAGAAAGGAGATATCTACAGCTTTGGAGTGCTGATCCTAGTGATCATCTCAGGTAGGAGGCCTTTGCACGTCCTTGCGTCGCCGATGAAGCTTGAGAAAGCCAACTTGGTGAGTTGGTGTAGGCAGTTGGCTCAGTCAGGGAACGTTCTTGAGCTGGTGGACGAGAGGTTGAAGGATGTGTATAGCAAGGAAGAAGCGGGACTGTGCATTAACTTGGCTTTGGCTTGTCTACAGAAAGCGCCTGAGCTAAGGCCTGATATCAGTGAAGTTGTGAGGATACTGAGAGGTGAAATGGAGATTTCAGCGACTGCTTTTGAGTTTTCTCCATCGCCTCCTGCAAAAATTTATGGCAGTAGATCAAAGCGGAGAAGTTAA
- the LOC106379558 gene encoding phosphatidyl-N-methylethanolamine N-methyltransferase, whose translation MGIVAAIGVLLPFPFYWWLWTNPQSWVNLCGQGKDPSTVMARVSHVLKAAQLLSLFSVASLSWPPPLYFWPVMAFGQFLNFRVYQLLGEAGTYYGVRFGKNIPWVTEFPFGVIRDPQYVGSVMSLLACLSWVPFQYIFLWCLGYVFMMLVESKEDPSARAKPIS comes from the exons ATGGGGATAGTAGCTGCGATCGGAGTGTTATTGCCATTCCCTTTCTACTGGTGGCTATGGACGAATCCTCAGTCTTGGGTCAATCTCTGCGGCCAAGGAAAAGACCCTTCCACGGTGATGGCACGTGTGTCTCACGTCCTCAAGGCTGCTcaactcctctctctcttctccgtcGCCTCTCTCTCATGGCCGCCTCCGCTTTACTTCTGGCCCGTCATGGCCTTTGGCCAGTTTCTCAACTTCAG GGTATATCAACTGTTAGGTGAAGCTGGAACATATTACGGTGTACGATTCGGGAAGAACATACCTTGGGTTACAGAGTTCCCATTTGGGGTCATCAGAGATCCACAGTATGTTGGGAGTGTCATGTCTCTGTTGGCTTGCCTCTCTTGGGTTCCGTTCCAGTACATTTTCCTCTGGTGTCTCGGTTATGTTTTCATGATGCTAGTCGAGTCAAAGGAGGATCCCAGTGCTCGTGCCAAACCAATCTCCTGA
- the LOC106381555 gene encoding probable WRKY transcription factor 40 (The RefSeq protein has 7 substitutions compared to this genomic sequence) — MDQYSSSLVDTSLDLTIGITRMRVEEDSTTSALVDELKRVNAENKKLSEMLTLMCDNYNVLRKQLMEYVNNTERDQVSPPKKRKSPARDDANSSAVVGGVSESSSTDQDDQYLCKKQREETVVKEKVSRVYYKTEASDTTLVVKDGYQWRKYGQKVTRDNPSPRAYFKCACAPSCSVKKKVQRSVEDQSVLVATYEGEHNHPMPSQIDSNSGLNRSPGAANRSRSLAEPVTTIDLTETKKVTSPSRVDFPEVQKLLVEQMASSLTKDPNFTAALAAAVTGKLYQQNQTDK; from the exons ATGGACCAGTACCCATCGTCTTTGGTCGATACTTCTTTAGATCTCACTATTGGTGTTACGCGTATGCGAGTTGAAGAAGATTCCACG ACAACTGCTTTAGTGGATGAATTAAACCGAATGAATGCTGAGAACAAGAAGCTCTCAGAGATGCTAACTTTGATGTGTGACAAGTACAACGTATTGAGGGAACAGCTTATGGAATATGTTAACAATACCGAGAGAGACCAAGTCAGTCCTCCCAAGAAACGCAAATCTCCAGCGAGAGATGACGCAAATAGTTCGGCGGTGGTCGGTGGAGTGTCGGAGAGTAGCTCAACGGATCAGGATGATCAGTATCTGTGTAAGAAGCAAAGAGAAGAGACTGTTGTGAAGGAGAAAGTCTCAAGGGTTTATTACAAGACCGAAGCTTCTGACACTACCCTT GTTGTGAAAGATGGGTATCAATGGAGGAAGTATGGACAGAAAGTGACTAGAGATAATCCATCTCCAAGAGCTTACTTCAAATGTGCTTGTGCTCCAAGCTGTTCTGTCAAAAAGAAG GTTCAAAGAAGTGTGGAGGATCAATCAGTGTTGGTAGCAACTTATGAGGGTGAACATAACCATCCAATGCCATCACAAATCGATTCAAACAGTggcctaaaccgttctcctggTGCTGCCAACAGAAGTAGGAGCTTGGCTGAGCCTGTGACTACCATTGATCTGACTGAAACCAAGAAAGTGACAAGCCCATCAAGAGTAGATTTTCCAGAAGTTCAGAAACTTTTGGTGGAGCAAATGGCGTCTTCCTTGACAAAAGATCCTAACTTCACAGCAGCATTAGCAGCAGCTGTTACCGGGAAACTGTACCAACAGAATCAAACCGACAAGTAG